One window of Gemmatimonadota bacterium genomic DNA carries:
- a CDS encoding amino acid ABC transporter substrate-binding protein: protein MYRPGNKLLVWFLIFSFVFFVVAVIVEEFALFDSESEVQPGDPSGGSFQQGAATNGPESASASGARFDGHSALSGRPLRLVTTTWSPFADAPGKPRFALDLVDAALGRMGIGADTVVMDEQKLSSVLLTGAFDGSAAVRGSEARDDAMIYSQPYLENRLILVGRAGSDVSAASFAGLAGTKVALVAGPAYANVAETEGGPEFVRSNSDEDGVASLLNGEVDYALLDDLVVQYLIANHGDEARTRLVFGSTPLLTRSLHLAVNRTLPGADTIVSRFNGEVRAMMAEGTYHRLLMLDWIRADVDGDGLGEYIPYGNLTGPDPPAHFYELFLSDRPAMGPGMSRRYFLDGNVYEDWSAVPGRYKAPDEGRAGPDPRTAGSFSFTW, encoded by the coding sequence ATGTACAGACCGGGTAACAAACTGCTGGTTTGGTTTCTTATCTTCAGCTTCGTGTTTTTCGTGGTGGCGGTGATCGTGGAGGAATTCGCGCTATTCGATTCCGAAAGCGAAGTACAGCCCGGCGATCCATCAGGAGGTTCATTCCAACAAGGCGCCGCCACGAATGGTCCGGAGTCCGCGTCCGCTTCCGGCGCGCGATTCGATGGCCATTCCGCGCTGTCAGGCCGGCCGCTGCGGCTGGTGACGACAACGTGGTCGCCTTTCGCCGACGCGCCGGGAAAACCGCGGTTCGCCCTCGACCTTGTCGACGCGGCCCTGGGGCGCATGGGCATCGGCGCCGATACGGTTGTCATGGACGAGCAGAAGTTGTCGTCCGTACTGCTGACCGGGGCGTTCGACGGAAGTGCGGCGGTCCGGGGGAGCGAAGCGCGGGATGATGCGATGATTTACTCGCAGCCATATCTGGAGAACCGGTTGATCCTCGTAGGACGGGCGGGCAGCGACGTATCCGCTGCCTCTTTTGCCGGCCTCGCCGGAACGAAGGTCGCCCTGGTCGCCGGGCCCGCGTACGCGAATGTGGCAGAGACAGAGGGCGGGCCGGAATTCGTCCGCTCGAACAGTGACGAGGACGGCGTTGCGAGCCTCCTGAACGGGGAGGTGGATTACGCGCTGTTGGACGACCTGGTCGTCCAGTACCTCATCGCTAATCACGGAGACGAAGCACGGACTCGCCTGGTGTTCGGTTCGACGCCGCTGCTCACCCGTTCGCTTCACCTCGCCGTAAACCGCACGCTTCCCGGCGCGGATACGATTGTTTCGCGATTCAACGGCGAGGTGCGCGCCATGATGGCTGAAGGTACCTATCACCGGCTGCTCATGCTCGACTGGATCCGAGCGGACGTCGATGGCGACGGCCTCGGCGAGTACATCCCCTACGGCAATCTGACCGGTCCGGACCCGCCGGCGCATTTCTACGAACTCTTCCTATCGGACAGGCCGGCCATGGGACCCGGTATGTCGCGGCGTTATTTCCTGGACGGCAACGTCTACGAAGACTGGTCTGCCGTGCCCGGCCGGTACAAGGCCCCGGATGAAGGCAGGGCCGGACCCGATCCGCGCACGGCCGGGTCATTCAGCTTCACGTGGTAG